A DNA window from Brassica napus cultivar Da-Ae chromosome A4, Da-Ae, whole genome shotgun sequence contains the following coding sequences:
- the LOC106450226 gene encoding RING-H2 finger protein ATL70, which produces MNTFQPPPPPPIPGYNHLLGTDDIGGFRYGIGVSIGVLLLITTITLTSYFCTRRQLSSSPSQTSQDSTRVHHHLHHHVIIDVVPGLDEDTIQSYPKLLYSEAKGSSTSSCCSICLGDYKGNHLLRQLPDCNHLFHLKCIDTWLRLNPTCPVCRTSPFPTPLPTPLAEVVPLASTVATTRMS; this is translated from the coding sequence ATGAACACCTTCCAACCGCCTCCACCCCCGCCGATTCCAGGCTACAACCACCTCCTAGGTACGGACGACATAGGAGGATTCAGATACGGAATTGGAGTCTCCATAGGAGTGCTCCTCCTCATCACCACAATCACCCTCACCTCCTACTTCTGCACACGTAGACAgctttcttcttcaccttcgCAAACAAGTCAAGACTCAACACGGGTTCACCACCATCTCCACCACCATGTCATCATCGACGTCGTCCCGGGTCTTGACGAGGACACCATTCAAAGCTACCCGAAGCTCCTCTACTCCGAAGCAAAGGGAAGCTCAACGTCGTCGTGTTGTTCAATATGCTTAGGAGACTACAAGGGGAATCATCTGCTGCGGCAGCTACCAGATTGTAACCATCTCTTCCACCTCAAATGTATCGACACGTGGCTTAGACTCAATCCTACATGTCCTGTTTGTCGGACTTCGCCGTTTCCGACTCCTCTCCCCACTCCCCTCGCCGAGGTTGTCCCCTTAGCCTCCACCGTTGCCACCACTAGGATGTCCTAA